A genome region from Bombilactobacillus bombi includes the following:
- the glnA gene encoding type I glutamate--ammonia ligase, with protein sequence MATSKYTADDIRKIAQEEDVAFLRLMFTDINGVLKNVELPIDQLDKVLANKATLDGSSIDGFVRIEESDMLLYPDLNTWLIFPWSAEHGKVARLICDIHTADGKEFAGDPRNNLRRVVDKMHRSGFTTFNIGPEPEFFLFKLDEKGQPTLDLNDNGGYFDFEPVDLGENCRRDIVLELEKMGFEVEASHHEVAPGQHEIDFKYTDAIAAADNIQTFKLVVRTVARKHGLHATFMPKPLEGINGSGMHINMSLFNKDGNVFYDPNTDNQLSETMMYFLNGLMEHARGLTAINNPTVNSYKRLVPGFEAPVHIAWSGKNRSPLIRIPMARKNGTRLEMRSVDPTANPYLAIAAILDCGLEGIKEQKAPVAPVNRNIYTMSEAERQANKIYDLPSTLHNAIKALKKDPIVINSMGEHLYKSFVDSRELEWAAYRQTVSEWERDQYLKRF encoded by the coding sequence ATGGCCACTTCCAAGTATACAGCTGATGATATTCGTAAAATTGCTCAAGAAGAAGATGTTGCATTTTTACGACTAATGTTTACTGATATTAATGGAGTTCTCAAAAATGTTGAATTACCAATTGATCAATTAGATAAAGTTTTAGCCAACAAAGCAACTTTGGATGGTTCTTCGATTGATGGCTTTGTACGAATAGAAGAAAGTGATATGTTGCTTTATCCTGATTTGAATACGTGGCTGATTTTTCCTTGGAGTGCTGAACATGGTAAGGTGGCCCGCTTAATTTGTGATATTCATACCGCTGACGGTAAGGAATTTGCAGGTGATCCGCGTAATAATCTGCGGCGAGTAGTCGATAAAATGCACCGATCAGGTTTTACAACCTTTAATATTGGTCCAGAACCGGAATTCTTTTTATTTAAGTTAGATGAAAAAGGGCAACCGACATTAGACCTTAATGATAATGGAGGCTACTTTGATTTTGAACCTGTCGATTTGGGGGAAAATTGTCGCCGCGATATTGTTCTAGAATTAGAAAAAATGGGATTTGAAGTTGAAGCTAGTCACCATGAAGTTGCTCCAGGTCAACATGAAATTGATTTTAAATATACTGATGCTATTGCTGCTGCTGATAATATTCAGACCTTCAAGTTAGTTGTTCGAACAGTGGCACGTAAACATGGATTACATGCAACTTTTATGCCGAAACCATTAGAAGGTATTAACGGCTCAGGGATGCATATCAATATGTCCTTATTTAATAAAGATGGTAATGTCTTTTATGATCCAAATACAGATAATCAATTATCTGAAACCATGATGTATTTCTTGAATGGATTGATGGAACATGCGCGCGGTTTAACAGCCATTAATAATCCGACGGTAAATTCTTATAAACGTTTGGTTCCAGGTTTTGAAGCACCCGTTCACATTGCTTGGTCGGGTAAAAATCGCTCACCATTAATTCGTATTCCTATGGCGCGCAAAAACGGTACTCGTTTGGAAATGCGAAGTGTTGATCCAACGGCTAATCCATATTTAGCGATTGCAGCTATTTTGGATTGTGGATTAGAAGGTATTAAGGAACAAAAAGCACCTGTAGCTCCTGTTAATCGTAATATTTACACAATGAGCGAAGCGGAAAGACAAGCTAATAAAATTTATGATTTGCCCTCTACTTTGCACAATGCAATTAAGGCCTTGAAAAAGGACCCTATAGTAATCAATTCTATGGGTGAACATTTATATAAAAGTTTTGTAGATTCTCGTGAATTAGAATGGGCTGCGTATCGTCAGACTGTTTCGGAGTGGGAAAGAGATCAATATTTGAAGCGATTTTAA
- a CDS encoding NAD(P)H-dependent oxidoreductase yields MLQTKIDNSNIINIRRVDNIKTLIIVAHPQIDNSSTEQFLKRGAELVQADWHHLDELVTFSIAKERQLLVDAQRIIFQFPMYWYTAPASLINWQTKILSNKFLQTSLSGKELGIVVTTGQPAKAFKTGGAVGYTLDQILTPYQVLARQAQMKFLSVFAIYQFYYLSETAQLQLLMDYQRYLSQQFPDSLENRSQWYLQYFTQHHLADNDNKNLIKATFSQITQELDNAQTTLNLIKQDEDDTLE; encoded by the coding sequence TTGCTCCAGACTAAAATAGATAATAGTAATATCATTAATATAAGGAGAGTTGATAATATCAAAACTTTAATTATTGTAGCGCATCCGCAGATTGATAACTCTTCAACTGAACAATTCTTAAAACGGGGAGCAGAATTAGTACAAGCTGACTGGCATCATTTGGATGAGTTAGTTACGTTTTCTATTGCTAAAGAACGTCAACTATTAGTAGATGCTCAGCGTATAATTTTTCAATTTCCGATGTATTGGTATACAGCTCCTGCTTCTCTAATTAATTGGCAAACTAAAATTTTATCAAATAAATTTTTACAAACATCATTAAGTGGTAAAGAATTAGGTATAGTAGTAACCACAGGTCAACCAGCTAAAGCATTTAAAACCGGCGGTGCAGTAGGGTATACATTAGATCAGATTTTAACTCCTTATCAAGTGCTGGCGCGACAAGCCCAAATGAAATTTTTATCGGTATTTGCAATTTACCAATTTTATTATCTTTCAGAAACAGCGCAACTCCAATTATTGATGGATTATCAACGGTATTTAAGCCAACAATTTCCAGATTCGCTAGAAAATCGCAGTCAATGGTATTTACAATATTTTACTCAACATCATTTAGCTGATAATGATAATAAAAATTTGATTAAAGCAACCTTTTCTCAGATTACACAAGAGTTAGATAATGCACAAACTACCTTAAATTTAATTAAACAAGACGAGGACGATACCCTTGAATAA
- a CDS encoding ribosomal-processing cysteine protease Prp, with translation MIKAVFKCNPQGNISSFKITGHAQSGPYGQDIVCSAVSAVSIGTINSLQDVAGVQPQVQMNNEMGGYLECQVNYADIKEHDQVVAAVTLMDSCYQISTSIAANYSDFIQITLDKSA, from the coding sequence ATGATTAAAGCAGTGTTTAAATGTAATCCGCAAGGAAATATTAGTAGTTTTAAGATTACTGGTCATGCACAATCTGGTCCTTATGGACAAGATATTGTTTGCTCAGCTGTTTCAGCAGTAAGTATTGGAACAATTAATTCTCTGCAGGATGTGGCTGGTGTGCAGCCTCAAGTACAGATGAACAACGAAATGGGTGGTTATCTGGAATGTCAAGTCAATTATGCTGACATTAAAGAGCATGATCAAGTTGTGGCTGCTGTTACATTAATGGATAGTTGCTATCAAATTAGTACGTCTATTGCTGCTAATTACAGTGATTTTATACAAATCACCTTAGATAAATCCGCTTGA
- the rpmA gene encoding 50S ribosomal protein L27: MLEMNLQFFAHHKGGGSTANGRDSAGRRLGAKRADGQHINAGAIIYRQRGTKIHPGENVGRGKDDTLFALKAGVVRFQRLGRDRKQVSVVTED; encoded by the coding sequence ATGTTAGAAATGAATTTGCAATTTTTCGCTCACCATAAGGGGGGCGGATCAACTGCTAACGGCCGTGATTCAGCTGGTCGTCGTTTGGGTGCAAAACGTGCAGACGGACAGCATATTAATGCTGGTGCGATTATTTATCGTCAACGAGGCACAAAGATTCATCCTGGCGAAAACGTAGGCCGCGGCAAGGATGACACCTTGTTTGCTTTAAAGGCTGGAGTTGTTAGATTCCAGCGTTTAGGCCGTGATCGTAAGCAAGTTTCAGTTGTTACTGAAGATTAA
- the rplU gene encoding 50S ribosomal protein L21, whose amino-acid sequence MYAVIRTGGKQYKVEENKAIFVEKLDVEEGQDVTFDQVLLVGSRSITIGTPTIEGAKVIGTVEKQGREKKVVTFKYKPKKHSHKKKGHRQPYTKVVIKSIEVK is encoded by the coding sequence ATGTACGCAGTTATCAGAACTGGCGGCAAGCAATATAAAGTTGAAGAAAATAAAGCAATTTTTGTAGAAAAACTTGACGTCGAAGAAGGTCAAGATGTTACTTTTGATCAAGTATTGTTAGTAGGCAGTCGTTCAATTACGATTGGCACACCAACAATTGAAGGTGCAAAAGTTATCGGCACTGTTGAAAAACAAGGCCGTGAGAAAAAGGTTGTTACTTTTAAATACAAACCTAAGAAGCATTCCCACAAGAAAAAGGGACATCGTCAACCTTATACAAAAGTTGTTATTAAAAGTATCGAAGTTAAATAA
- the nusB gene encoding transcription antitermination factor NusB, with the protein MTVTRHKVRELAFQTLFLLSSNDTDLDNALQEVLQASKINNCPEYLRFLVQGVWQNRQQLDQDLTQFLKKGWSLKRLSRVDVNILRIGLFEIKESQAIPAKVAVNEALELVDQYSDPESKKFVNGILSNFIPAE; encoded by the coding sequence GTGACTGTAACTAGACATAAAGTTCGCGAGTTAGCATTTCAGACTTTGTTTTTATTAAGTTCTAATGATACTGACTTGGACAATGCTTTACAGGAAGTTTTGCAGGCATCAAAAATTAATAATTGTCCCGAATATTTACGATTTTTGGTTCAAGGAGTTTGGCAAAATCGACAACAACTTGATCAAGACTTGACTCAGTTTTTAAAAAAGGGCTGGTCCTTAAAGCGGTTAAGCCGAGTAGATGTTAATATTTTACGAATTGGTTTATTTGAAATCAAAGAAAGTCAAGCTATACCAGCTAAAGTTGCAGTTAATGAAGCTTTAGAGCTAGTAGATCAATACAGCGATCCAGAATCTAAAAAATTTGTAAATGGGATTTTATCTAATTTCATCCCTGCTGAATAA
- a CDS encoding bifunctional 5,10-methylenetetrahydrofolate dehydrogenase/5,10-methenyltetrahydrofolate cyclohydrolase, whose translation MATVLSGTLVAQQLATKLQKRIGLLRQQQVIPTLATIIVGNDKASLLYANRQQQTASNLGINYQLITLSQQTTEQQLLQVIQELNQDVTVDAILIQTPLPAAINPQVIRQQVAPIKDVEGQSAESIGRLWNGQSGNLPTTAVAIMKLLHFYQIAVSKKHVVIVGRSSIVGKPLAALLLRENATVTIAHSYTDNLASLTRQADILVVAIGKANFITAKYVHPGCIVIDVGTNRDATGKIVGDVAFQQVQAVAQMITPVPGGIGPLTVMSLLEQVVMIAERREKQHGR comes from the coding sequence ATGGCGACAGTTTTATCAGGAACGTTAGTAGCACAACAGCTAGCAACCAAATTACAAAAACGGATTGGTCTTTTACGCCAACAACAGGTTATACCAACGTTAGCAACAATTATTGTTGGCAATGATAAAGCCAGCTTATTGTACGCTAATAGACAGCAACAGACAGCCAGCAATTTAGGTATCAATTACCAATTAATTACACTTTCACAACAAACCACAGAACAACAATTACTGCAAGTAATTCAAGAACTAAATCAAGATGTTACAGTAGATGCGATTTTAATTCAAACACCGTTACCAGCAGCAATTAATCCACAGGTAATTAGACAACAAGTTGCTCCCATAAAAGACGTTGAAGGCCAATCAGCGGAAAGTATTGGACGTTTGTGGAATGGGCAATCAGGCAATTTACCCACGACAGCAGTTGCCATTATGAAGTTATTGCATTTTTATCAAATAGCTGTCAGCAAAAAGCATGTGGTTATTGTGGGACGTAGTTCCATTGTGGGGAAACCTTTGGCCGCTTTATTGTTGCGTGAAAATGCCACAGTCACTATTGCTCATTCGTATACTGATAATTTGGCAAGTTTAACGCGGCAAGCTGATATTTTGGTAGTTGCGATTGGTAAAGCCAATTTTATTACAGCTAAATATGTACATCCTGGGTGTATAGTGATTGATGTGGGTACTAATCGCGACGCTACTGGCAAAATAGTTGGCGATGTTGCCTTTCAGCAAGTGCAAGCAGTTGCTCAGATGATTACCCCAGTTCCTGGAGGAATTGGACCCTTAACAGTGATGAGTTTATTAGAACAAGTAGTAATGATTGCAGAAAGACGAGAAAAACAGCATGGTAGATAA
- a CDS encoding exodeoxyribonuclease VII small subunit, which yields MTNNKNDKTFEENLDELQKIVDNLQQGEVPLEEAMDQFQKGINLSKILEKTLSEAEKKLTKVMTADGQETTFQLDTKESSEEQ from the coding sequence ATGACAAATAATAAAAACGATAAAACTTTTGAAGAAAACCTAGATGAATTACAAAAAATAGTCGATAATTTGCAACAAGGAGAAGTCCCGTTAGAAGAAGCAATGGATCAATTTCAAAAGGGAATTAATCTGAGCAAAATTTTAGAAAAAACTTTATCAGAAGCTGAAAAAAAGTTGACTAAAGTGATGACTGCTGATGGACAAGAAACAACCTTTCAATTAGACACTAAAGAAAGTTCTGAAGAACAATGA
- the efp gene encoding elongation factor P, with translation MISVNEFKNGLTIEVNQELWRIVEFQHVKPGKGGAFVRSKLKNLRTGAVQEKTFRATEKVQPAQIDNKKMQYLYADGNNYVFMDTTTYEQISLPQENMGDALKYLTENMEVNIIMHGGETLGIDLPNVVDLKVESTEPGIKGDTSSGGSKPATMETGLVVQVPFFVNEGDVLTINTADGTYSSRANK, from the coding sequence ATGATTTCAGTTAATGAATTTAAAAATGGCTTAACCATTGAAGTAAATCAAGAACTATGGCGCATTGTTGAATTTCAACATGTTAAGCCGGGTAAAGGTGGAGCTTTTGTTCGTTCCAAATTAAAAAATTTGCGTACAGGAGCCGTTCAAGAAAAAACTTTTCGAGCAACAGAAAAAGTCCAACCCGCACAAATTGATAATAAAAAAATGCAATACTTGTATGCAGATGGTAATAACTATGTATTTATGGATACTACTACTTACGAACAGATTTCTTTGCCTCAAGAAAATATGGGCGATGCATTAAAATATTTGACGGAAAACATGGAAGTGAATATTATTATGCATGGTGGAGAAACACTAGGAATTGATTTACCTAATGTAGTTGATTTGAAAGTTGAATCGACTGAACCTGGTATAAAGGGTGATACTTCATCAGGTGGTTCTAAACCAGCTACAATGGAGACAGGTTTAGTAGTACAAGTTCCATTTTTTGTTAACGAAGGCGATGTATTGACAATTAATACCGCCGATGGAACTTATAGCTCACGAGCTAATAAATAA
- a CDS encoding Asp23/Gls24 family envelope stress response protein, with the protein MADSKYIIIDPENKNDLGNINISPDVLEVLLGISASKISGVYGMRGTLADSIFGREKHSKGVTVSYDEANHKLTADVYVYLEYGVAVPQVALEMQKSLSQQLQYMTEIEMAQVNVHVVGLVAAKAEKQVSSSK; encoded by the coding sequence ATGGCTGATAGTAAATATATTATAATTGACCCAGAAAATAAGAATGATTTAGGCAATATCAATATTTCACCAGATGTTTTAGAAGTGCTATTGGGCATTTCAGCATCTAAAATATCCGGAGTTTATGGGATGCGTGGCACCTTAGCAGATTCTATATTTGGACGTGAAAAACATAGCAAGGGTGTTACAGTTTCTTATGATGAAGCTAATCATAAATTAACAGCTGATGTTTATGTATATTTAGAATATGGTGTAGCTGTACCCCAAGTGGCGTTGGAAATGCAAAAAAGTTTAAGTCAACAATTGCAGTATATGACAGAAATAGAAATGGCCCAGGTTAACGTTCATGTGGTAGGATTAGTTGCAGCAAAGGCGGAAAAGCAAGTATCCTCAAGCAAATAG
- a CDS encoding tyrosine-type recombinase/integrase: MAQIFKRGKKWCYRIWYRDKLGNKRSTSKSFDKKRDAVEQAAIAESQKNTTNLSKKETITFYEYFSDWIKTYKTGRFTRNTELRYVQTAKLIHDFFGNTLLKDVTRSDYQKFIDDYANNSRKNVPRSKKSVARINGYIRAAVADAQEEKIVDFDFTRKVVINGSKPKSNEHKYLESDEASKLKKYAYEHLSLKSISFYEILFALATGCRYGEIVGLTWPDIDFESKTVSINKTYDYVTRSGFKPTKTAGSVRTITISQKTVELLQRLNQEQIKTFFKQGFRNEKQLVFLNNRHYIVSDNGANKVLESALKSPEVNAKNIITFHGLRHTHASILISQGVGVDYIVERLGHADTSITLRVYVHLLKDKRDKDNQKALKAISEI; encoded by the coding sequence ATGGCACAAATATTTAAACGTGGCAAAAAATGGTGCTATCGTATTTGGTATAGGGATAAATTGGGCAATAAGCGTTCTACAAGTAAATCTTTTGATAAAAAACGCGATGCCGTCGAACAAGCTGCAATAGCAGAATCTCAAAAAAATACAACTAACCTTTCAAAAAAAGAAACCATTACGTTTTACGAGTATTTTAGTGATTGGATAAAAACTTATAAGACTGGTCGTTTTACTCGTAATACCGAGCTACGATACGTTCAAACGGCGAAATTGATACATGATTTTTTCGGAAACACGCTGTTAAAAGATGTTACACGTTCTGACTATCAAAAATTTATTGATGATTACGCTAATAATAGTAGAAAAAACGTACCTCGCTCAAAAAAATCTGTGGCAAGGATTAACGGCTATATTCGTGCAGCAGTTGCGGATGCACAGGAAGAAAAAATAGTTGATTTTGACTTTACTAGAAAAGTAGTAATTAATGGATCTAAACCAAAATCAAACGAGCATAAATACTTAGAATCGGACGAGGCTTCAAAGCTCAAAAAATACGCATATGAGCATCTTTCACTCAAATCAATATCATTTTATGAAATACTATTTGCATTAGCCACAGGTTGTCGCTATGGCGAAATAGTTGGACTTACGTGGCCAGATATTGATTTCGAATCTAAAACTGTCTCAATTAATAAAACTTACGATTACGTAACTAGATCTGGATTCAAACCGACAAAAACAGCGGGATCTGTTAGAACTATTACTATCAGTCAAAAAACAGTAGAACTTTTGCAGCGGTTGAACCAAGAACAAATTAAGACCTTTTTCAAGCAAGGCTTCCGTAATGAAAAACAACTAGTATTTTTAAACAATAGACACTATATAGTAAGCGACAACGGTGCTAATAAAGTGCTTGAATCAGCGTTAAAAAGCCCTGAGGTTAATGCAAAAAATATTATTACTTTTCACGGCCTACGACACACTCACGCTTCAATTTTGATTAGCCAAGGCGTCGGCGTCGATTATATAGTTGAAAGACTTGGTCATGCAGACACTAGCATAACCTTAAGAGTTTACGTCCATCTGCTAAAAGACAAACGGGATAAAGACAATCAAAAAGCATTGAAAGCTATCAGTGAAATTTAA
- the xseA gene encoding exodeoxyribonuclease VII large subunit, which translates to MVDKQYLTVTALTKYLKRKFDADPYLKRVYLTGEISNFRLRPRHQYFSLKDEHAKISAIMFQSAFAKIKFQPEEGMKVLVSGYISLYEASGQYQIYVDHMEPDGIGALYQAYEQLKKKLRQEGVFDLPKKSIPKFPKKIAVITSPSGAVIRDIITTTQRRYPLVQLVLFPAQVQGKAAADSLVQCLEQVEKIGDFDTVIIGRGGGSIEDLWPFNEEKVARAILSLKTPVISSVGHETDTTIADLVADLRAATPTAAAELATPVLQDVLLQIRKQQTIIVQTMKNLLAKKRQLLQVYQNNYIFKNPQNLYRDYAQRVDQLTNSLQDLFHQKLQVQQQKLQILQQSLQFQIPKIADYQQNVNFLSQNLQQNFGNYLKEQRHKVVQQVTNLDNLSPLKTLKRGYAVVTDQQQVITKIEALTPDQQVHVKLADGSFQAQVLKIEANNNDK; encoded by the coding sequence ATGGTAGATAAGCAATATTTGACTGTGACCGCTTTAACTAAATATTTAAAGCGAAAATTTGATGCAGATCCGTATCTCAAACGAGTCTATTTAACAGGGGAGATTTCTAATTTTAGATTGAGGCCTCGTCATCAATATTTTTCACTAAAAGATGAACATGCAAAAATTTCAGCAATTATGTTTCAAAGTGCTTTTGCAAAAATCAAGTTTCAGCCTGAAGAGGGAATGAAAGTTTTGGTCAGTGGCTATATATCACTGTATGAGGCTTCAGGACAATATCAAATTTATGTAGATCATATGGAACCAGATGGTATTGGGGCCTTATACCAAGCATACGAGCAATTAAAAAAGAAATTGCGCCAAGAAGGTGTATTTGATTTACCTAAAAAGAGTATTCCTAAGTTTCCCAAAAAAATTGCCGTGATTACAAGTCCCTCGGGAGCAGTTATTCGTGATATTATCACTACTACTCAGCGGCGATATCCATTGGTACAGTTAGTTTTATTCCCAGCACAAGTTCAAGGTAAGGCGGCAGCAGATAGTTTAGTTCAATGTTTAGAACAAGTAGAAAAAATAGGCGATTTTGATACTGTAATTATTGGACGTGGTGGTGGTTCAATTGAAGATTTATGGCCATTTAATGAAGAAAAAGTTGCGCGAGCAATCTTGTCATTAAAGACTCCGGTCATTTCGTCGGTAGGGCATGAAACTGATACTACAATTGCGGATTTAGTGGCCGATTTAAGAGCTGCTACACCAACAGCCGCTGCTGAATTAGCAACTCCAGTATTACAAGATGTTCTTTTGCAAATCCGCAAACAACAAACTATTATCGTACAAACTATGAAAAACCTTTTAGCAAAAAAGCGCCAGTTGTTGCAGGTGTATCAAAATAATTATATTTTTAAGAACCCCCAGAATTTATATCGTGATTATGCTCAACGGGTTGATCAATTAACTAATTCTTTACAGGATTTATTTCATCAGAAATTGCAGGTTCAGCAACAAAAATTACAAATTCTGCAACAATCCTTACAATTTCAAATACCCAAAATTGCTGATTATCAACAAAATGTAAATTTTTTAAGTCAAAATTTACAGCAAAATTTTGGTAATTATTTAAAAGAACAAAGACACAAAGTGGTTCAACAAGTTACGAATTTAGATAATTTGAGTCCTTTAAAAACTTTAAAGCGTGGATATGCAGTTGTGACTGATCAACAGCAAGTAATTACTAAAATTGAGGCATTAACTCCTGATCAACAAGTTCATGTGAAGTTAGCTGATGGTAGTTTTCAAGCACAAGTATTAAAAATTGAGGCCAATAATAATGACAAATAA
- a CDS encoding polyprenyl synthetase family protein, whose translation MNQFIEFQQQYLKQFNDYLHQQLVQEVHQPQVLEGMLYSLDAGGKRIRPFLMLATLKSLQDNTIITEYFKIAGSIELIHTYSLIHDDLPEMDNDDYRRGQLTNHKKFTPARAVLAGDSLLTHAFIWLTANQLPSEIKTQLVQILAQSAGANGMIAGQMIDIINTGKKLSLEEVTHLDNQKTGALITAAVQMGALCGQASADVMVHLQRFSQDFGLAFQIYDDLLDVTGSQSQLGKKVGKDQLEGKNTYVRLLGIAPAQKKLAAIVQAARQELAAVHLDKSILADALKYFD comes from the coding sequence ATGAATCAATTTATAGAGTTTCAACAACAGTATTTGAAACAGTTTAATGACTATCTGCATCAGCAATTAGTTCAAGAAGTTCACCAACCACAAGTATTAGAGGGGATGCTGTATTCACTCGATGCTGGTGGCAAAAGAATTCGTCCCTTTCTGATGTTAGCAACACTTAAATCATTGCAAGATAATACAATAATTACGGAATATTTTAAAATTGCAGGTTCCATTGAACTTATCCATACCTATTCCTTAATTCATGATGATTTGCCTGAAATGGATAATGATGATTACCGGCGTGGCCAATTAACTAATCATAAGAAATTCACACCAGCCCGTGCTGTTTTAGCAGGTGATAGCTTGTTAACACATGCTTTTATCTGGTTAACAGCTAATCAACTACCATCTGAAATCAAAACCCAATTAGTCCAGATTTTGGCACAATCTGCAGGTGCTAATGGAATGATTGCAGGTCAAATGATTGATATTATTAATACAGGCAAAAAGTTATCTTTAGAAGAAGTAACTCATCTGGATAATCAAAAAACTGGCGCTTTAATTACAGCAGCGGTACAAATGGGTGCACTTTGTGGACAGGCCAGTGCTGATGTAATGGTCCATTTACAGCGTTTTTCGCAAGATTTTGGTTTGGCATTTCAAATTTATGATGATTTGTTAGATGTGACAGGTAGTCAAAGTCAATTGGGTAAAAAAGTAGGCAAAGACCAATTGGAAGGTAAAAATACCTATGTACGTTTATTAGGTATTGCTCCCGCACAGAAGAAGTTAGCAGCAATTGTACAAGCAGCACGGCAAGAACTGGCTGCGGTTCATCTAGATAAGAGTATTTTGGCAGATGCTCTTAAATATTTTGATTGA
- a CDS encoding DUF3862 domain-containing protein yields MRKFNSGNNNNQQQSNNNGYPPNQGGNYNPQYPNYNNGNGNYQSPNYNQPQQPNQNYNQQPNYNSQPNPNNQQGYYQQPNPNYNQPQNNDGYQNPNGGNQQPPMPPQKPKKPFYKKWWFWLIAIILVFSIGGGLGNNSNKKSDKSNESNKTESVKTRSTNNSNSNSPEKEKNPKTNGPSLEDYKAIKLGENDGTTDSEIESKFGKPNTTSSQTIENVKADEKIWNKIQGGSLGGNFNIGFSNGKAISKGISGLKVTRNKKISLDDFNSIQNGQSESDIINKFGQPNGYSETSIANHNSKQLTYNSDIKGDLGANFILTFTDGKVSGKTQTSMK; encoded by the coding sequence GTGCGAAAGTTTAATTCAGGTAATAATAATAATCAACAGCAATCAAATAATAATGGATATCCACCAAATCAAGGCGGTAATTATAATCCGCAATATCCTAATTACAATAATGGAAACGGTAATTATCAGTCACCAAATTATAACCAACCGCAACAGCCCAATCAGAATTATAATCAACAACCAAATTATAATTCACAACCTAATCCTAATAACCAACAAGGGTACTATCAACAACCTAACCCAAATTATAACCAACCACAAAATAATGACGGTTATCAAAATCCTAATGGTGGTAATCAACAGCCACCTATGCCACCTCAAAAACCAAAAAAGCCCTTCTACAAAAAGTGGTGGTTTTGGTTAATTGCTATAATTCTAGTATTTAGTATTGGAGGAGGACTCGGTAATAATTCAAATAAAAAATCAGATAAATCTAATGAGTCTAATAAAACAGAGTCCGTTAAAACTAGATCTACTAATAATTCAAATTCTAACAGTCCTGAAAAAGAAAAGAACCCTAAAACAAATGGTCCAAGTTTAGAAGACTATAAAGCAATTAAACTTGGAGAAAATGATGGTACTACTGATAGTGAGATAGAATCTAAATTTGGTAAACCAAACACTACATCTAGTCAAACTATCGAAAACGTTAAAGCAGATGAGAAAATTTGGAATAAAATTCAAGGCGGTTCATTAGGTGGTAATTTCAATATTGGCTTTTCTAACGGAAAGGCAATTTCAAAAGGAATTTCAGGCTTAAAAGTAACCCGTAATAAAAAGATTAGTCTTGATGATTTTAATTCAATCCAAAATGGGCAATCTGAATCAGATATTATTAATAAATTTGGTCAACCAAATGGATACAGTGAAACTTCTATAGCCAATCACAATAGCAAGCAATTAACATATAATTCTGACATTAAGGGTGATTTAGGAGCTAACTTTATACTTACTTTTACAGATGGCAAAGTAAGTGGAAAAACTCAAACAAGTATGAAATAA